A stretch of the Pseudomonas sp. ACM7 genome encodes the following:
- a CDS encoding YaeQ family protein: MAQPSTTYKFELNLTDLDRSVYESVKQTIARHPSETEERMTVRLLAYAFWYNEQLSFGRGLSDVDEPALWEKSLDDRVLHWIEVGQPDADRLTWCSRRTERTSLLAYGSLRVWETKVIPAIKNLKNVHIAAVPQEVLETLAKDMPRVIKWDVMISEGTIFVTDDRGQHEVQLQWLSGERG, from the coding sequence ATGGCCCAGCCGTCCACGACCTACAAGTTTGAACTGAACCTTACCGACCTCGACCGCAGCGTGTACGAGAGCGTGAAGCAGACCATCGCCCGTCACCCTTCGGAAACCGAAGAGCGCATGACCGTGCGGCTGCTGGCCTACGCCTTTTGGTACAACGAGCAGTTGTCGTTCGGTCGCGGTCTGTCAGACGTGGACGAACCAGCCCTGTGGGAAAAGAGCCTGGACGACCGTGTTCTGCACTGGATTGAAGTCGGCCAGCCAGACGCCGATCGCCTGACCTGGTGCTCTCGTCGCACCGAGCGCACCAGCCTGCTGGCTTACGGCAGCCTGCGCGTCTGGGAGACCAAAGTGATCCCGGCGATCAAGAACCTGAAAAACGTGCACATCGCTGCTGTTCCACAGGAAGTGCTGGAAACCCTGGCCAAGGACATGCCCCGCGTTATCAAGTGGGACGTGATGATCAGCGAAGGGACGATTTTTGTCACCGACGACCGTGGTCAGCATGAAGTCCAGTTGCAATGGCTGAGCGGCGAGCGCGGCTGA
- the recJ gene encoding single-stranded-DNA-specific exonuclease RecJ gives MRIEPRLLPDTLPFLGDLPPLLTRLYAARGVQSEAELDKSLARLIPFQQLKGIDAAVDLLVTALEQRQRILIVGDFDADGATASTVGMLGLRLLGAAHVDYLVPNRFEYGYGLTPEIVEVALTRTPQLLITVDNGISSVEGVAAAKKAGLQVLVTDHHLPGDELPLADAIVNPNQPGCEFPSKALAGVGVIFYVLMALRARLRSLGWYESKPQPNIGELLDLVALGSVADVVPLDANNRILVHQGLERIRAGRARPGIKAILEVAKRDHTRITSTDLGFIVGPRLNAAGRLDDMSLGIECLLTEDAGLAREMAAQLDGMNQDRKSIEQGMQREALAQLKDLPVESMPFGLCLFDPEWHQGVIGILASRMKDRYFRPTIAFADAGDGLLKGSGRSVQGFHIRDALSVVAAQHPNLISKYGGHAMAAGLTLPEANFPLFAEAFDAEVRRQLREEDLTGRLLSDGTLAVEEFHLELARALRHAGPWGQHFPEPLFHGVFQLVEQRVVGERHLKVVLKSECGSVKLDGIAFGIDRDIWPNPTIKWVELAYKLDLNEFRGNETVQLMIAHIEPR, from the coding sequence ATGCGCATCGAACCTCGCCTGTTGCCCGACACCCTGCCATTCCTCGGTGATCTGCCGCCGCTGCTGACCCGTCTGTACGCGGCGCGGGGCGTGCAGTCCGAGGCTGAACTGGACAAGAGCCTGGCGCGGTTGATTCCATTCCAGCAACTCAAAGGCATCGATGCAGCGGTGGATTTGCTGGTGACGGCGCTGGAGCAGCGTCAGCGGATTCTGATTGTCGGTGACTTCGACGCCGATGGCGCGACGGCCAGTACCGTGGGCATGTTGGGTTTGCGCCTGCTGGGCGCGGCGCACGTCGACTATTTGGTGCCGAATCGATTCGAGTACGGCTACGGCCTGACGCCGGAAATCGTCGAAGTGGCGCTGACCCGTACACCACAGTTGCTGATCACTGTGGACAACGGTATCTCCAGCGTTGAAGGCGTGGCGGCGGCGAAAAAGGCCGGGCTCCAGGTGCTGGTCACCGACCACCACTTGCCCGGTGACGAATTGCCGCTGGCCGATGCCATCGTCAATCCGAACCAGCCAGGTTGCGAGTTCCCGAGCAAGGCGCTGGCCGGCGTCGGGGTGATTTTCTATGTGCTGATGGCCCTGCGTGCGCGTTTGCGCAGCCTCGGCTGGTACGAGAGCAAGCCGCAGCCGAACATCGGCGAGTTGCTGGACTTGGTGGCGCTGGGCAGCGTCGCCGACGTGGTACCGCTGGATGCCAACAACCGGATACTGGTGCACCAAGGCCTGGAGCGGATTCGCGCCGGGCGCGCGCGGCCGGGGATCAAGGCGATCCTCGAAGTCGCCAAGCGTGACCACACGCGCATCACCTCTACTGACCTGGGTTTCATTGTTGGCCCGCGTCTGAACGCGGCGGGGCGTCTGGATGACATGAGCCTGGGCATCGAATGCCTGCTCACCGAAGACGCTGGTCTGGCGCGTGAAATGGCCGCTCAACTCGACGGCATGAACCAGGACCGTAAATCCATTGAGCAGGGCATGCAGCGTGAAGCACTGGCTCAACTGAAGGATTTGCCGGTCGAGTCGATGCCGTTCGGCTTGTGCCTGTTCGATCCCGAGTGGCACCAGGGTGTCATCGGAATCCTCGCATCGCGTATGAAAGATCGCTATTTCCGTCCGACCATTGCCTTTGCCGATGCCGGCGATGGCTTGCTCAAGGGCTCGGGGCGTTCGGTTCAGGGGTTTCATATTCGCGACGCGTTGAGCGTGGTGGCGGCGCAGCATCCGAATCTGATCAGCAAATACGGCGGCCATGCCATGGCCGCCGGCCTGACGCTGCCGGAAGCGAATTTTCCGTTGTTCGCCGAAGCCTTTGACGCGGAAGTGCGTAGGCAATTGCGCGAAGAAGACCTGACCGGGCGCCTGCTGTCGGACGGCACCCTGGCGGTCGAGGAATTCCACCTGGAACTGGCCCGCGCCCTGCGCCATGCTGGACCTTGGGGGCAGCACTTCCCGGAGCCGCTGTTCCACGGCGTGTTCCAGTTGGTCGAGCAGCGAGTGGTCGGCGAGCGGCACCTCAAAGTGGTGCTGAAGAGTGAATGTGGTTCGGTGAAGCTGGATGGCATTGCCTTCGGAATCGACCGCGACATCTGGCCGAATCCGACCATCAAATGGGTGGAATTGGCCTACAAACTCGACCTCAACGAGTTCCGTGGCAACGAGACGGTGCAGTTGATGATTGCCCACATCGAA